The Dyella caseinilytica genome has a window encoding:
- the hda gene encoding DnaA regulatory inactivator Hda, with protein MTAQLPLSLRWPRRQRFEHFYPAANAVALSAVQALALQPGAAWLYLSGPSGSGKSHLLLAACQAAHGAERTVQYLPMKSLHDHAVAIRGVMGSEFIALDNLDAIAGDREAEHALFDLYNRARAEGTALIFAAETVPTQLPLTLPDLRSRLGACTQFALKPLEDAERREVLKSQAALRGIELDDTVLDWLFARYVRDLEALLDLLDRLDQASLAAQRRVTVPFLRSFLRETS; from the coding sequence ATGACCGCGCAGTTGCCGTTGAGCCTGCGTTGGCCGCGCCGCCAACGCTTTGAACATTTCTATCCGGCCGCCAACGCGGTGGCTTTGTCTGCCGTACAGGCGCTGGCTTTGCAGCCGGGCGCCGCGTGGCTTTACCTGAGCGGCCCTTCCGGCAGCGGTAAAAGCCACCTTTTACTCGCCGCGTGTCAGGCGGCGCATGGTGCGGAACGAACGGTGCAATATCTGCCGATGAAATCCTTGCACGATCATGCCGTGGCCATTCGCGGTGTGATGGGTAGCGAGTTCATCGCGCTGGATAATCTCGATGCCATCGCGGGTGATCGCGAGGCGGAGCACGCGCTGTTCGATCTTTACAACCGCGCCCGTGCCGAAGGCACGGCATTGATCTTCGCAGCCGAAACGGTGCCAACCCAGTTGCCGCTTACGCTGCCCGACCTGCGTTCGCGGCTTGGCGCTTGCACTCAGTTCGCCCTCAAGCCGCTGGAGGATGCCGAGCGCCGCGAAGTGCTGAAGAGTCAGGCCGCATTGCGTGGTATCGAACTGGATGACACGGTGCTGGATTGGCTGTTTGCGCGCTACGTACGGGATCTCGAGGCGCTGCTTGATCTGCTCGATCGGCTGGACCAAGCTTCGCTGGCTGCACAGCGGCGTGTCACCGTTCCCTTTTTACGATCGTTTTTGCGCGAGACGAGTTAG
- a CDS encoding AI-2E family transporter: protein MSISQETSRRWQMLAIIVVIGLLVWLLAPVLMPFAVAAMLAYLGDPLANRLERLGVGRTLAVSIVFVVLILAIAAALLLLVPLIVRQIENLVDNFPRYVEWGRDTALPWLQAKLHLDPNAFDTDRLMAELKEHLGSIGSVIGRISRSGVGVVMWLTNLVLIPVVWFYLLRDWDRLVAWIDRMLPRSVQPTVAHLARESDAVLGAFVRGQLLVMLALAIYYGVALTLVGISVGPLIGMVAGLLSFVPYLGFITGFAAAIIASLVQHGDWPHLIMVIGVFVIGQLLEGYVLVPRLVGEKIGLHPVAVIFAVLAGGYLFGFLGVLLALPAASVILVLLRYLAERYKMSDLYTEQGQPDTVIADVVVSKDSDGDLHTETHVAQGDEPHKT, encoded by the coding sequence GTGTCCATAAGCCAAGAGACATCCCGCCGCTGGCAGATGCTGGCGATCATCGTTGTCATCGGCCTGCTGGTGTGGCTGCTGGCGCCGGTGCTGATGCCTTTCGCCGTCGCGGCCATGCTGGCCTACCTGGGCGATCCGCTGGCCAATCGCCTGGAAAGGTTGGGCGTGGGGCGCACTCTCGCGGTAAGCATCGTATTCGTGGTGCTGATTCTTGCGATCGCCGCGGCCTTGCTGTTGCTGGTGCCATTGATCGTGCGCCAGATCGAAAACCTGGTGGACAACTTCCCACGCTATGTCGAATGGGGCAGGGACACCGCGCTGCCATGGCTGCAAGCCAAGCTGCATCTGGATCCCAACGCCTTCGATACCGACCGTCTGATGGCCGAGCTGAAAGAGCATCTCGGTTCGATTGGCAGTGTGATTGGCAGAATCTCGCGCTCCGGCGTCGGTGTGGTGATGTGGCTCACCAACCTGGTGCTGATTCCGGTCGTGTGGTTTTACCTGCTGCGCGATTGGGACCGCCTGGTGGCGTGGATCGATCGCATGCTGCCGCGTTCTGTCCAGCCCACCGTGGCGCATCTGGCGCGCGAATCGGACGCAGTGCTTGGTGCCTTCGTGCGAGGGCAGTTGTTGGTGATGCTGGCGCTGGCGATCTATTACGGCGTGGCGCTGACCTTGGTCGGCATTTCCGTCGGCCCGCTGATCGGCATGGTGGCGGGACTGCTCAGTTTCGTGCCTTACCTTGGCTTCATCACCGGCTTTGCCGCCGCAATCATTGCATCGCTGGTGCAGCACGGCGACTGGCCGCACCTGATCATGGTGATCGGCGTGTTCGTGATTGGCCAATTGCTGGAAGGCTACGTGCTGGTGCCGCGGCTGGTGGGTGAGAAAATCGGCTTGCATCCCGTGGCGGTCATCTTTGCCGTACTCGCTGGCGGCTATCTGTTCGGCTTCCTCGGCGTGCTGCTGGCGTTACCTGCCGCATCGGTGATCCTGGTGTTGCTGCGCTACCTCGCCGAACGCTACAAGATGAGTGATCTGTATACCGAGCAAGGACAACCTGACACTGTGATTGCCGACGTTGTCGTCAGCAAAGACAGCGATGGTGATTTGCATACTGAAACCCACGTTGCCCAAGGCGACGAACCGCATAAGACATGA
- a CDS encoding CDP-alcohol phosphatidyltransferase family protein: MIAAMPTASHSPWRHLPNAISMLRVALVLPIGWLLLHRNWSVALALVAVAGVSDGLDGFLARHYGWQSRLGGMLDAIADKLLLICCFVILAWLGEVPIWLAAIVCGRDLVIALGALSWRLLIGRIDPHPSLLSKACTLMQIVYLLAVLLALIRWPVPVSWPFAWAVAVLCVASGLDYVIRWSRRAWRVGHGV, translated from the coding sequence ATGATCGCCGCGATGCCCACCGCGTCGCACTCGCCCTGGCGGCATTTACCCAACGCCATCTCGATGTTGCGCGTGGCCCTGGTGTTGCCGATCGGCTGGCTGTTGTTGCATAGAAACTGGTCTGTTGCCCTCGCACTGGTTGCGGTGGCGGGCGTTTCGGATGGGTTGGACGGCTTTCTGGCCCGTCATTACGGCTGGCAAAGTCGCCTCGGCGGCATGCTCGATGCGATCGCTGACAAATTGCTGCTGATTTGCTGTTTCGTGATTCTGGCCTGGCTGGGCGAGGTGCCGATATGGCTGGCGGCGATCGTTTGCGGGCGCGATCTGGTTATCGCGTTGGGGGCCTTGTCGTGGCGCTTGTTGATCGGACGCATCGATCCGCATCCCAGCCTACTCTCGAAAGCCTGCACCTTGATGCAGATCGTGTATCTGCTGGCCGTGCTGCTGGCCCTGATTCGTTGGCCTGTGCCCGTATCGTGGCCGTTTGCGTGGGCAGTCGCTGTGCTGTGTGTGGCCAGCGGACTGGACTACGTGATCCGCTGGTCCCGGCGCGCGTGGCGCGTCGGCCATGGGGTATGA
- a CDS encoding DUF2066 domain-containing protein translates to MRFSRLLIVTLLLGLVAGMPRMALSQTASPYSVVVPVTDVSDAQRSQAFATALGQVLARVSGGQDLSSKAGYADAMQNAGGIVKQFQYQRGQGNPPSLTLLVTFDQGAVQRLITQMGATTAGVKPPLLLIVKGTDGNLLSKDDLKALADAVSKSGYQVSYADPSQLPDLGKLEAADPAALSAISRLYQTGLVLVGELHANGADWSLISGGQSQHWNAQGSSSEDSLFADAGKSATDRLSQALNVIGATTVEGKLWVGGLHSAMDYANLLATLRADPSVQKVSTLGGQDDGVLLSVKAGMPLDGLAANLTAGGRLMQGSSHDGADVSLRWLH, encoded by the coding sequence ATGCGCTTTTCACGTCTGCTGATCGTCACCTTGCTGCTTGGTCTTGTCGCGGGCATGCCTCGGATGGCGCTTAGCCAGACCGCGTCGCCCTATTCAGTGGTGGTGCCCGTCACCGATGTCAGCGACGCCCAGCGCAGTCAGGCTTTCGCCACCGCGCTGGGGCAGGTGCTGGCGCGGGTGTCCGGCGGTCAGGACCTGAGCAGCAAGGCCGGCTATGCCGATGCCATGCAAAATGCCGGCGGTATCGTGAAGCAGTTCCAGTACCAGCGCGGCCAGGGCAATCCACCCAGCCTCACCTTGTTGGTCACCTTCGACCAAGGTGCCGTGCAGCGCCTGATCACCCAGATGGGCGCGACCACGGCCGGCGTGAAGCCGCCACTGTTGCTCATAGTCAAAGGGACGGATGGCAATCTGCTGAGCAAGGACGACCTAAAAGCGCTTGCTGATGCGGTGAGCAAAAGCGGTTATCAGGTCAGCTATGCCGATCCGTCGCAGTTGCCCGATTTGGGCAAGCTGGAGGCGGCCGACCCCGCCGCCTTGTCCGCCATCTCTCGGCTCTATCAGACCGGCTTGGTGCTGGTCGGCGAGTTGCATGCCAATGGCGCCGACTGGTCGTTGATCAGCGGCGGCCAATCGCAGCACTGGAACGCCCAGGGCAGCAGTAGTGAAGACAGCCTTTTTGCCGATGCTGGCAAGAGCGCTACCGATCGCCTGAGCCAGGCGCTCAATGTGATCGGCGCGACCACCGTCGAAGGCAAGCTATGGGTCGGCGGTCTTCATTCGGCGATGGATTACGCCAATCTGCTGGCGACCTTGCGCGCCGATCCTTCGGTGCAGAAGGTCAGCACGCTGGGTGGCCAGGACGATGGCGTATTGCTTTCGGTGAAAGCAGGCATGCCGCTCGACGGACTGGCAGCCAATCTCACCGCCGGCGGACGTCTGATGCAGGGCAGTTCGCATGATGGCGCTGATGTCAGCCTGCGCTGGCTCCACTGA
- the purM gene encoding phosphoribosylformylglycinamidine cyclo-ligase, which yields MSDALTYRAAGVDIDAGNAVVERIKPLVKRTFRPEVMGGLGGFGGLFNLGTRYKEPVLVSGTDGVGTKLKLAQQLGRHDTIGIDLVGMCVNDVLVQGAEPLFFLDYFATGKLDVDTTVAVVGGIAKGCELAGCALIGGETAEMPDMYPPGEYDLAGFTVGAVEKAELLSGNDIVAGDVILGVASSGPHSNGYSLVRKIVERAGSPLDLDIGGVTLADALMAPTTIYVKPMLELLKSVPVHGMAHITGGGLKENIIRVVPDGLGLKIDAAAVVLPPVFDWLMREGKVAREEMWRTFNCGVGFTVLLPRDAVAAASALLAKHGLASSVIGEVVPAQGDDRVHIA from the coding sequence ATGTCAGACGCCCTCACCTACCGCGCCGCCGGCGTGGATATCGATGCCGGCAATGCCGTGGTCGAACGCATCAAGCCGCTGGTCAAGCGCACCTTTCGCCCTGAAGTCATGGGTGGTCTGGGCGGTTTCGGCGGTCTGTTCAATCTCGGTACGCGCTACAAGGAGCCGGTGCTGGTTTCCGGCACCGACGGCGTCGGCACCAAGCTCAAGCTTGCCCAACAGCTGGGCCGTCACGACACCATCGGCATCGACCTGGTGGGCATGTGCGTGAACGATGTGCTGGTGCAAGGGGCCGAGCCACTGTTCTTCCTCGACTACTTCGCCACCGGCAAGCTGGACGTGGACACCACCGTCGCAGTGGTCGGCGGCATCGCCAAGGGCTGTGAGCTGGCCGGCTGCGCGCTGATCGGCGGCGAAACGGCGGAAATGCCCGACATGTACCCGCCGGGCGAATACGATCTGGCTGGTTTCACGGTCGGCGCAGTGGAAAAGGCCGAATTGCTGAGCGGCAACGACATCGTTGCCGGCGATGTGATCCTCGGCGTGGCGTCGTCCGGCCCGCATTCCAACGGCTATTCGCTGGTTCGCAAGATCGTCGAACGCGCCGGCAGCCCGCTCGACCTGGATATCGGCGGCGTCACGTTGGCCGATGCGCTGATGGCGCCGACCACCATCTACGTCAAGCCAATGCTGGAACTGCTCAAGTCAGTGCCCGTGCACGGCATGGCGCACATCACCGGCGGCGGCTTGAAGGAAAACATCATCCGTGTCGTGCCTGATGGGTTGGGCCTGAAGATCGACGCCGCGGCCGTCGTGCTGCCACCAGTGTTCGACTGGCTGATGCGTGAAGGCAAAGTGGCTCGCGAGGAAATGTGGCGCACCTTCAACTGCGGCGTGGGCTTTACCGTGTTGCTGCCGCGTGATGCCGTTGCCGCCGCGTCCGCCCTGCTTGCAAAGCATGGATTGGCCAGCTCGGTGATCGGCGAAGTTGTGCCGGCACAAGGCGACGACCGCGTACACATTGCCTGA
- the purN gene encoding phosphoribosylglycinamide formyltransferase has protein sequence MPSPLRIAVLASGRGSNFAALLAARDRGELAVDFVLVASDKSDAGALQLAQMAGVPTCVLEPQGYAERRDYDLALFERIAASKPDLLVLAGFMRIIDGDALKPWVGRMINIHPSLLPKYRGLHTHRRAIKAGDTEHGASVHFVTAELDGGPVIAQTILSIEAGDDEHSLASRLLPLEHQLLPATVAVIAEDRLALGEHGITFDGESLRKPLRMQDGKLVR, from the coding sequence ATGCCATCACCGCTTCGTATCGCCGTCCTCGCCTCCGGACGCGGCAGCAACTTTGCCGCGCTGCTGGCGGCGCGCGACCGCGGCGAGCTGGCCGTGGACTTCGTGCTGGTTGCCAGCGACAAGTCTGACGCCGGTGCATTGCAGCTCGCGCAGATGGCTGGCGTCCCGACCTGTGTGCTTGAGCCGCAAGGCTATGCCGAAAGGCGCGACTACGACCTCGCCCTGTTCGAGCGCATCGCGGCAAGCAAACCCGATCTTCTGGTGCTCGCCGGCTTCATGCGCATCATCGACGGCGACGCACTGAAGCCGTGGGTGGGCCGCATGATCAATATTCATCCCTCGCTGCTACCCAAGTACCGTGGACTGCATACTCATCGTCGCGCCATCAAGGCGGGCGACACGGAACATGGCGCCAGCGTGCATTTCGTCACTGCGGAGTTGGATGGCGGCCCGGTGATCGCGCAGACCATCCTGTCCATCGAAGCCGGCGATGACGAACATTCGCTGGCTTCTCGCCTGCTTCCTCTTGAACACCAGCTGCTGCCCGCTACCGTCGCCGTGATTGCCGAAGACCGGTTGGCGTTGGGAGAACATGGCATCACCTTCGACGGCGAATCGCTCCGCAAACCTTTGCGGATGCAGGATGGAAAACTCGTTCGCTAG
- a CDS encoding DUF3108 domain-containing protein encodes MRTLKLPSALLAGLSLALSSTAVLATPPTPFTATYQVSQAGESMGQATITLKSLGNGVYEYSNQTQGTSGLAAALGANSSDVSRFRWNNDAPETVTYKSKVNAFKVKQRAMQVNWTTKQVSVDDGKGPSTYAAQPGLIDRNVLSLAIGLALSKGSQSMTFPVGVKQQVEQQQFKVQGTEAVQVPAGSFHAERVARTDSDKHFEAWYVPKQFAVPVKLAQSDGGDLTFQLIHYSSP; translated from the coding sequence ATGCGCACACTCAAACTCCCCTCTGCTCTCCTCGCCGGCCTTTCGCTGGCTTTGTCCTCGACTGCCGTGCTCGCCACGCCGCCAACGCCGTTTACGGCGACCTATCAGGTGTCGCAGGCTGGCGAATCCATGGGCCAGGCGACTATCACGCTCAAATCCCTGGGCAACGGCGTGTACGAATACAGCAACCAGACGCAAGGCACCTCGGGACTGGCTGCTGCGCTAGGCGCCAACTCCAGCGACGTCTCGCGTTTTCGCTGGAACAACGACGCGCCTGAAACCGTGACTTATAAATCCAAGGTCAACGCGTTCAAGGTCAAGCAACGCGCGATGCAGGTGAACTGGACCACCAAGCAAGTCAGCGTGGATGACGGCAAAGGCCCTTCCACCTATGCCGCGCAACCCGGCTTGATTGACCGCAATGTTCTCTCGCTCGCCATTGGCCTGGCACTGAGTAAAGGCAGCCAGAGCATGACCTTTCCGGTTGGCGTAAAGCAGCAAGTGGAGCAACAACAATTCAAGGTACAAGGTACCGAGGCCGTGCAGGTGCCAGCCGGCAGTTTCCACGCTGAACGCGTTGCACGTACCGATTCGGACAAGCACTTTGAAGCGTGGTATGTGCCCAAGCAATTCGCGGTGCCGGTGAAGCTGGCGCAGAGCGATGGCGGCGACCTGACTTTTCAGTTGATCCATTACAGCTCGCCATAA
- the murA gene encoding UDP-N-acetylglucosamine 1-carboxyvinyltransferase, whose amino-acid sequence MAKILISGGEPLRGEVGISGAKNAVLPILASCLLADEPVTISNVPHLHDVTTTMELLGQMGVQLVLDDRMKIQVDPRSTDRYFAPYELVKTMRASILVLGPLVARFGQAEVSLPGGCQIGSRPVDQHIRGLQALGADIEVENGYIRARAKRLKGARIIMDMVTVTGTENVMMAAVLASGTSIIDNAAQEPEVVDLANCLNAMGAQIEGAGTSTMVIHGVERLHGATYEVLPDRIETGTFLVGAAMTGGKVRARNARANTLDSVLAKLEEAGAHISTGPDWIELDMQGRRPKAVNITTAPYPAFPTDMQAQFTALNCVAEGVGIITETVFENRFMHAHELQRLGADIRLEGNTAIIQGVSKMSGAPIMATDLRASACLVLAGLVAEGDTTVDRVYHIDRGYENIEEKLGTLGAKIRRLPT is encoded by the coding sequence ATGGCCAAAATCCTGATCAGCGGCGGTGAGCCGCTACGTGGCGAGGTTGGTATCTCCGGCGCCAAGAACGCCGTGCTGCCGATTCTCGCGTCCTGCCTGCTGGCCGACGAGCCGGTCACTATCAGCAACGTCCCGCACCTGCACGACGTCACCACCACCATGGAGCTGCTCGGCCAAATGGGCGTGCAACTGGTGCTGGACGATCGCATGAAGATCCAGGTCGACCCACGCTCCACCGATCGCTATTTCGCGCCGTACGAGCTGGTGAAAACCATGCGTGCATCGATCCTGGTGCTGGGTCCATTGGTGGCGCGCTTCGGCCAAGCCGAAGTCTCGCTGCCCGGCGGCTGCCAGATCGGTTCGCGTCCAGTAGACCAGCACATCCGCGGCCTGCAGGCGCTCGGCGCGGATATCGAAGTGGAAAACGGCTACATCAGGGCGCGGGCCAAGCGTCTGAAGGGCGCGCGCATCATCATGGACATGGTCACCGTAACCGGTACCGAGAACGTGATGATGGCTGCGGTCCTTGCTTCCGGCACCAGCATCATCGACAACGCCGCGCAGGAACCGGAAGTGGTCGACCTGGCCAACTGCCTCAACGCGATGGGCGCACAGATCGAAGGCGCGGGCACGTCCACCATGGTGATCCATGGTGTGGAACGTCTGCATGGCGCTACGTACGAAGTGCTGCCTGATCGCATCGAAACGGGCACCTTCCTGGTCGGCGCGGCGATGACCGGCGGCAAGGTGCGCGCCCGCAACGCTCGCGCTAATACGCTGGATTCGGTGCTGGCCAAGCTGGAAGAGGCCGGTGCGCACATCTCCACCGGTCCGGATTGGATCGAGTTGGATATGCAGGGCCGTCGCCCAAAGGCCGTGAACATCACCACCGCGCCGTATCCCGCATTCCCCACCGACATGCAGGCGCAATTCACCGCGCTCAATTGCGTGGCCGAAGGCGTTGGCATCATCACCGAGACGGTGTTTGAAAACCGCTTCATGCATGCGCATGAATTGCAGCGTCTTGGAGCGGACATTCGCCTGGAAGGCAACACCGCCATCATCCAGGGCGTGAGCAAGATGAGCGGTGCGCCGATCATGGCGACCGACCTGCGTGCTTCGGCATGCCTGGTGTTAGCGGGTCTGGTGGCTGAAGGCGATACGACGGTCGATCGCGTGTATCACATCGATCGCGGCTACGAGAACATTGAAGAAAAGCTCGGTACGCTTGGCGCGAAGATTCGTCGACTGCCGACCTGA
- a CDS encoding BolA family protein has translation MDAARIQAMIETGLPGAQANVQGDDGVHFEAEVVATQFAGKLPLARHRLVYATLGDLMGGAIHALALKTLTPEEAAARR, from the coding sequence ATGGACGCAGCCCGCATCCAGGCAATGATTGAAACGGGTCTGCCCGGCGCACAAGCCAACGTGCAAGGGGACGACGGCGTGCATTTCGAGGCTGAGGTGGTTGCCACGCAGTTCGCGGGCAAGCTGCCTCTGGCACGGCACCGGCTGGTCTACGCCACGCTGGGAGATCTGATGGGGGGCGCGATTCATGCGCTCGCACTCAAGACCCTTACCCCGGAAGAAGCCGCTGCGCGCCGTTGA
- a CDS encoding KpsF/GutQ family sugar-phosphate isomerase has translation MNAPIAKPKSTRVDAASIMQSARTVIATEAAAIRALEPRIDQNFVDACRLILGCKGRLVVTGMGKSGHVGRKIAATLASTGTPAFFVHPGEASHGDLGMILPQDVVLALSNSGETDEILFILPVIKRQGIPLISITGNPDSSLAGQSDVHLDAGISAEACPLGLAPTASTTAALVMGDALAIALLEARGFTSEDFARSHPAGSLGRRLLLHISDVMHTGPGVPMISPDASLTKALMEMTRKHLGMTAVVDDDQRLLGVFTDGDLRRALDDDGVDLRNAKVSDLMTRGPKVISADKLAIEAAQLMEKYQIHALLVVDHAQRVVGALNIHDLLRARVV, from the coding sequence ATGAACGCCCCCATCGCCAAGCCCAAGTCCACCCGGGTGGATGCCGCCTCCATCATGCAAAGCGCGCGCACGGTCATTGCTACCGAAGCCGCCGCCATCCGCGCCCTGGAGCCGCGCATCGACCAGAACTTCGTGGACGCCTGCCGCCTGATCCTGGGCTGCAAGGGCCGTCTGGTGGTCACCGGGATGGGCAAGTCCGGCCATGTGGGGCGCAAGATCGCCGCCACCCTCGCCTCCACCGGCACCCCGGCCTTCTTCGTCCATCCGGGTGAGGCCAGCCACGGCGACTTGGGGATGATCCTGCCCCAAGACGTGGTGCTGGCCCTGTCCAACTCAGGCGAGACCGACGAGATCCTGTTCATCCTGCCGGTGATCAAGCGCCAGGGCATTCCATTGATCTCCATTACCGGCAACCCGGATTCCTCGCTGGCTGGCCAGTCAGACGTGCACCTGGACGCAGGCATTTCCGCGGAGGCCTGTCCGCTGGGCCTGGCCCCGACGGCCAGCACCACCGCGGCCCTGGTGATGGGCGACGCGCTGGCCATCGCGCTTTTGGAGGCACGCGGGTTTACCTCTGAGGACTTCGCGCGTTCTCACCCAGCCGGAAGCCTGGGACGCCGCCTGCTGCTGCACATCAGTGATGTGATGCACACCGGCCCGGGCGTCCCCATGATCTCCCCCGACGCCAGCCTGACCAAAGCTTTGATGGAAATGACTCGCAAACACCTGGGCATGACTGCCGTGGTCGACGACGACCAGCGCTTGCTGGGCGTGTTCACCGACGGTGACTTGCGCCGCGCACTGGACGACGACGGTGTCGATCTGCGCAACGCCAAGGTCAGCGACCTGATGACACGTGGTCCCAAGGTCATCAGCGCCGACAAGCTGGCCATCGAAGCGGCGCAGCTGATGGAGAAATATCAGATCCACGCCTTGCTGGTGGTCGATCACGCGCAGCGCGTGGTTGGCGCACTGAACATTCACGATCTGCTGCGCGCACGCGTGGTCTGA
- a CDS encoding KdsC family phosphatase, with translation MGYLANLPADLLARAAKIRLAAFDVDGTLTDGRLWYSESGHETKVFHVHDGLGLKRLQANGIHVAIISARISHPLALRAEELDIAHVYQGQNDKRECLRQILEALNLRPEEVAFVGDDLPDLPAMANCGLAVAVANAHPWVVERAHWQTQLGGGMGAVREVCDLILHAQGKTAAEQEHWR, from the coding sequence ATGGGCTATCTCGCCAATCTTCCTGCCGACCTGCTTGCCCGCGCCGCCAAGATCCGCCTGGCGGCGTTCGATGTGGACGGCACACTCACCGATGGCCGCCTGTGGTACAGCGAAAGCGGCCACGAGACCAAGGTTTTCCACGTGCACGACGGCCTTGGCCTCAAGCGCCTGCAAGCGAACGGCATCCATGTCGCCATCATCAGCGCGCGCATCAGCCATCCGTTGGCACTGCGTGCGGAAGAACTGGATATCGCGCACGTCTATCAGGGCCAGAACGATAAGCGCGAATGCCTGCGGCAGATTCTCGAAGCCTTGAATCTTCGGCCCGAAGAGGTCGCATTTGTGGGTGATGACCTGCCCGACCTGCCGGCCATGGCCAACTGCGGGCTCGCCGTGGCCGTTGCCAACGCGCATCCGTGGGTCGTCGAGCGGGCGCATTGGCAAACCCAGCTCGGCGGCGGCATGGGCGCGGTACGCGAAGTGTGCGACCTGATCCTGCACGCACAAGGTAAGACCGCGGCAGAACAGGAGCACTGGCGGTGA
- the lptC gene encoding LPS export ABC transporter periplasmic protein LptC produces the protein MNLRQYLRDNRTAATIVLLAIAAPASWMLRSWVVGAPEANDFIGPPISDYVLYTSKVWSYDVTGLLNFTMTSPRMDRRAGDESMYINAPVFDIKSKKPGVPDWSGNAPFGWVNKSGTLMRLDGPMYMHRPAFVQSLTGTLSPMATLCTSNVTGWPKENRMQTADPATMTQGATVMNGVGMRASLNDNHMELLNDVHGVLYSSQNNATAKSVDCRSIVDAASARKDG, from the coding sequence GTGAATCTTCGCCAATACCTGCGGGACAACCGTACTGCGGCCACTATCGTGCTGCTGGCCATTGCCGCGCCCGCCAGTTGGATGCTGCGCAGTTGGGTGGTGGGTGCACCCGAAGCCAACGACTTCATAGGCCCACCAATTTCCGACTACGTGCTCTATACCTCCAAGGTGTGGAGCTACGACGTCACAGGCCTGCTCAACTTCACCATGACCTCGCCGCGCATGGATCGTCGTGCCGGCGACGAGTCGATGTATATCAATGCCCCAGTGTTCGACATCAAATCGAAAAAGCCAGGGGTGCCGGACTGGAGCGGCAACGCACCATTCGGCTGGGTCAACAAGAGCGGTACGCTGATGCGGCTGGACGGCCCGATGTACATGCATCGGCCTGCCTTCGTACAAAGCCTCACGGGAACATTGAGTCCCATGGCAACATTATGCACCTCCAATGTCACCGGCTGGCCGAAAGAGAACCGCATGCAAACCGCGGACCCGGCCACCATGACGCAGGGAGCCACCGTAATGAACGGCGTCGGCATGCGCGCCAGCCTCAACGATAACCATATGGAGTTGCTCAATGACGTGCACGGCGTGCTGTATTCAAGCCAGAACAATGCTACGGCTAAGTCTGTTGACTGTCGGTCTATTGTTGATGCAGCAAGCGCTCGCAAGGACGGATGA
- the lptA gene encoding lipopolysaccharide transport periplasmic protein LptA has protein sequence MQQALARTDDRNQPIHVVHADSMDGYNEPNSVSTFKGNVLITQGTMKLTGQLAKIYTAKEDTSVDHIIVTSDPKKQPHIEQIDDNGNLMTGDADQLYYDNVNGIAILTGHAHVWQATKGESFGTKLTYNTQTGYMVGESGNEGPVRMTFLPKQKPVPPAKNGKPGAPAANPPAKPAASTPASGAAKPASASSSSTAPAPASSAPTKE, from the coding sequence ATGCAGCAAGCGCTCGCAAGGACGGATGACCGCAATCAGCCGATTCACGTGGTACACGCCGACAGCATGGATGGCTACAACGAGCCCAACTCCGTCAGCACCTTCAAGGGCAACGTCCTGATCACCCAGGGCACCATGAAGTTGACCGGTCAGCTGGCGAAGATTTATACGGCCAAAGAAGACACCTCTGTCGACCACATCATTGTGACGTCGGACCCAAAGAAGCAGCCGCACATCGAGCAGATCGATGACAACGGCAACCTCATGACGGGCGATGCGGACCAGCTGTATTACGACAACGTCAACGGCATCGCGATCCTCACCGGACACGCGCACGTGTGGCAGGCGACCAAGGGCGAGTCGTTTGGTACCAAGCTCACCTACAACACGCAGACCGGTTACATGGTGGGTGAAAGCGGCAACGAAGGCCCCGTACGCATGACCTTCCTGCCCAAGCAGAAACCGGTGCCGCCAGCGAAGAACGGCAAGCCGGGCGCGCCAGCGGCCAACCCGCCGGCCAAGCCGGCCGCCAGCACACCGGCATCGGGCGCGGCCAAGCCGGCCTCCGCCTCCAGCTCATCCACCGCGCCGGCGCCTGCCAGCAGCGCGCCGACCAAGGAATAA